A single Triticum dicoccoides isolate Atlit2015 ecotype Zavitan chromosome 2A, WEW_v2.0, whole genome shotgun sequence DNA region contains:
- the LOC119356225 gene encoding ribosome maturation protein SBDS-like yields the protein MSRTLVQPVGQKRLTNVAVVRLRKGGQRFEIACFPNKVVNWRDRVEKDLDEVLQSHNVYSNVSKGVLAKSKDLIRIFATDDLVEICLEILEKGELQVSGKEREAQLSSQFRDIATIVMEKTISTETRRPYTMNMIESIMHEIHFAVDPNLTSKEQALKVIKKLIENPKYRIKRAPLTVRFIAPKSNLSGLMEKLDGWNAIVLSKDESADQSSIVCEIEPSVLHSCEEKLKDVQGRVEVLSVSAHKESGSSTDQYDNVEDNVEKAQPVPAKESGAVAQLSETMQKQSLSSEVESQGQAPGKPQKRCKECDIFMEDKLYRDHCKSGWHKHNYTRHKNGLPPLSQEECLMEMEMADSQRGLKDYDF from the exons ATGTCCCGCACGCTGGTGCAGCCGGTGGGGCAGAAGCGGCTGACCAACGTGGCCGTGGTGCGGCTGCGCAAGGGCGGCCAGCGGTTCGAGATCGCCTGCTTCCCCAACAAGGTGGTCAACTGGCGCGACCGCGTCGAGAAGGACCTCGACGAGGTGCTCCAGTCCCACAACGTCTACTCCAACGTCTCCAAGGGCGTCCTCGCCAAGTCCAAGGACCTCATCAGGATCTTCGCCACCGACGACCTCGTCGAAATCTGCCTCGAG ATTTTGGAGAAAGGGGAGCTCCAGGTTTCTGgcaaggagagggaggcgcagctgTCCTCCCAGTTCAGGGACATCGCCACCATCGTCATGGAGAAGACTATCAGTACTGAGACCCGGCGCCCCTACACCATGAACATGATCGAGAGCATCATGCACGAGATACACTTTGCCGTCGATCCAAATCTTACCTCCAAGGAGCAG GCACTGAAAGTTATTAAGAAGCTAATTGAGAACCCTAAATACCGTATAAAGCGTGCACCATTGACAGTGCGATTCATTGCACCTAAGTCCAATCTTTCTGGCCTTATGGAGAAGCTTGATGGGTGGAATGCAATTGTTCTTTCAAAGGATGAATCTGCCGATCAGTCTTCCATT GTATGTGAGATTGAACCATCTGTTCTGCACTCGTGTGAAGAGAAACTGAAGGACGTGCAAGGGAGGGTGGAAGTACTCTCGGTGTCGGCACACAAAGAAAGTGGCTCTTCTACAGACCAATATGACAATGTCGAGGACAATGTGGAGAAGGCACAGCCCGTGCCTGCGAAGGAGTCTGGTGCTGTTGCTCAGCTAAGTGAGACCATGCAGAAACAGAGCCTTTCGAGTGAAGTGGAAAGCCAGGGCCAGGCACCAGGCAAGCCGCAGAAAAGATGCAAAGAATGTGACATATTCATGGAGGACAAGCTGTACAGAGACCACTGCAAGTCCGGGTGGCACAAGCACAACTACACACGCCACAAGAATGGGCTTCCTCCGCTCAGCCAGGAGGAGTGCTTGATGGAAATGGAGATGGCAGATTCCCAGAGGGGTCTGAAGGACTACGATTTCTGA
- the LOC119351867 gene encoding leucine-rich repeat extensin-like protein 5: MARNCRISSLPPPPSMLFFFLLLMLCTTSHCEARALRQSKRNSLMSVLFKLNFARAVEPTQPPPPPSSLDASAGSDAASASLAAVDAPFCVNPPDAPPSSSSTPPFTSTAPSSTTPSVPDQLPPITPVPPSFEPSPPADGGGATPGSSPGLGTPASTPTPINPPQFAPSPPGTAPPSPIVVVPSPPDEFGPGSGGGGQGGGVGGGGGGGGFMPPIIYPPPLAPPMAPGSGQALWCVAKPTVPDPILQEAMDYACGSGAECRSIQPSGACSQPDTVLAHASYAFNSYWQMTRANGGTCDFGGTATIVTSDPSYDSCAFNLV; the protein is encoded by the exons ATGGCGCGCAACTGCAGAATCAGcagcttgccgccgccgccgtcgatgctcttcttcttcctgctcctcatgcTCTGTACCACCTCGCACTGCG AGGCGAGAGCTCTGAGGCAGAGCAAGAGGAACTCGCTGATGAGCGTGCTCTTCAAGCTCAACTTCGCCAGGGCGGTGGAGCCGAcgcagccgccgccccctccctcgTCGCTCGATGCCAGCGCTGGCAGCGACGCCGCGAGCGCGAGTCTCGCCGCCGTCGATGCCCCGTTCTGCGTCAACCCTCCTGACGCTCCCCCCTCGTCGTCGTCCACGCCCCCCTTCACCTCCACGGCGCCCTCCTCCACCACCCCGTCCGTGCCGGACCAGCTGCCGCCCATCACCCCCGTCCCGCCCTCCTTCGAGCCCAGCCCGCCGGCCGACGGCGGTGGCGCCACCCCGGGCTCCAGTCCGGGGCTGGGCACGCCGGCGTCCACGCCCACGCCCATCAACCCGCCGCAGTTCGCCCCGAGCCCGCCTGGGACGGCGCCGCCCAGCCCGATCGTCGTTGTGCCGAGCCCGCCCGACGAATTCGGCCCAGGCTCGGGCGGCGGAGGACAGGGAGGAGGCGTAGGAGGagggggcg gaggcggcgggttCATGCCGCCGATCATCTACCCGCCGCCGCTGGCCCCTCCGATGGCGCCGGGGTCCGGGCAGGCGCTGTGGTGCGTGGCGAAGCCGACAGTGCCGGACCCGATCCTCCAGGAGGCCATGGACTACGCGTGCGGCTCCGGCGCCGAGTGCCGGTCCATCCAGCCGTCCGGCGCCTGCTCCCAGCCGGACACCGTGCTGGCCCACGCCTCCTACGCCTTCAACAGCTACTGGCAGATGACCCGGGCCAACGGCGGCACCTGCGACTTCGGCGGCACcgccaccatcgtcaccagcgacccaa GCTACGACAGTTGCGCGTTCAACCTTGTATGA